From one Lotus japonicus ecotype B-129 chromosome 3, LjGifu_v1.2 genomic stretch:
- the LOC130745596 gene encoding splicing factor U2af large subunit A-like isoform X1, with protein MAEYEERYEEEVHINSHAHADSSPQPPAADAANDDLTDSKSHHGSRDYDRESSRSREKERDKGREKDRKREKGRDRDREKSRDRDRDHERSRDRDRDSERSRDRDRDRERSKDRERGDRDGEKERDHHHRDRHRDRSERRERGRDRDDDDFYRSRDSDRRRDYDREDRHKRKSRSRSRSKSVGRSEHRSRSRSRSKSKRTSGFDMAPPASAMLAGASAVTGQIPGANPAIPGMFPNMFPLATSQMQPFSALPVMPVQAMTQQATRHARRVYVGGLPPTANEQSVATFFSQVMAKIGGNTAGPGDAVVNVYINHDKKFAFVEMRSVEEASNAMALDGIIFEGAPVKVRRPTDYNPSLAATLGPSQPNPNLNLGAVGLTPGSAGGLDGPDRIFVGGLPYYFTETQIRELLETFGPLRGFDLVKDRETGNSKGYAFCVYQDLAVTDIACAALNGIKMGDKTLTVRRANQGANPQQPKPEQESILMHAQQQIALQKLMLQPALVATKVVCLTHAVSADELKEDEDYEEILDDMRQECSKFGTLVNVVIPRPPPDGEQLPGVGKVFLEYVDVDGATKARAGLNGRKFGGNQVIAVFYSENKFAQGDYEG; from the exons atgGCTGAATACGAAGAGCGATACGAAGAAGAGGTTCACATCAACTCTCATGCTCACGCCGATTCCTCTCCGCAACCACCGGCCGCCGACGCCGCCAACGACGATCTCACCGACTCCAAATCTCAT CATGGATCTCGTGATTACGACAGAGAATCATCAAGAAGCAGAGAAAAGGAGCGAGACAAAGGAAGGGAAAAGGATAGAAAGAGGGAAAAAGGGAGGGACAGGGATCGGGAAAAAAGCAGGGACAGGGATAGGGATCATGAGAGAAGCAGGGACAGGGACAGGGATAGTGAGAGGAGCAGGGATAGGGACAGAGATAGGGAGAGAAGCAAAGATAGGGAACGTGGTGATCGGGATGGGGAGAAGGAAAGGGACCACCATCATAGAGACAGACATAGGGATCGTAGTGAGAGAAGGGAAAGAGGGAGAGATagagatgatgatgatttttACAGAAGCCGGGACAGCGATAG ACGAAGGGATTATGATAGAGAGGATAGGCATAAGCGCAAGTCTCGTTCTCGATCTAGATCAAAGTCAGTGGGTCGTTCCGAGCATAGATCAAGGTCACGTTCACGCTCAAAAAG CAAAAGGACTAGTGGTTTTGATATGGCCCCCCCTGCTTCTGCAATGTTGGCTGGTGCTTCTGCTGTTACAG GTCAGATCCCCGGTGCAAATCCTGCAATTCCTGGAATGTTTCCAAATATGTTTCCATTGGCTACAAGTCAG ATGCAGCCATTTAGTGCTCTTCCTGTCATGCCAGTTCAGGCTATGACTCAACAG GCTACAAGGCATGCTAGGCGAGTGTATGTTGGGGGCCTTCCTCCTACAGCCAATGAGCAG TCAGTTGCAACTTTCTTTAGTCAAGTTATGGCCAAGATTGGGGGAAACACTGCTGGTCCAG GTGATGCGGTGGTCAATGTTTACATTAACCATGACAAAAAGTTCGCTTTTGTGGAGATGAGGTCTGTTGAAGAAGCTAGCAATGCTATGGCTTTAGATGGGATTATTTTTGAg GGGGCACCTGTTAAGGTCAGGAGACCTACTGATTACAATCCTTCTCTGGCTGCTACCCTAGGCCCAAGCCAACCTAACCCAAACCTTAATCTGGGTGCTGTTGGTTTAACACCTGGATCTGCCGGTGGACTTGATGGACCTGATCGAATTTTTGTGGGAGGACTTCCTTACTACTTCACTGAAACACAGATCAGagagcttttagagacttttgGTCCTCTTCGGGGTTTTGATCTAGTGAAAGATAGAGAAACTGGGAATTCAAAAGGTTATGCATTTTGTGTTTACCAAGATCTTGCAGTTACGGACATTGCCTGTGCAGCTCTCAATGGAATAAAAATGGGAGATAAGACACTTACAGTTAGACGAGCTAATCAAGGTGCAAACCCTCAGCAGCCTAAGCCTGAGCAAGAGAGCATTTTAATGCATGCGCAGCAGCAGATTGCTCTACAG AAACTTATGTTACAGCCAGCATTAGTGGCAACAAAGGTGGTGTGTTTAACTCATGCTGTTTCTGCTGATGAGCTCAAAGAAGATGAGGACTATGAAGAGATTCTTGATGATATGAGACAGGAGTGCTCCAAATTTG GTACTTTGGTGAATGTGGTGATCCCTCGCCCACCACCCGATGGTGAACAGTTGCCTGGAGTTGGAAAG GTGTTTTTGGAGTatgttgatgttgatggtgCTACAAAAGCCCGTGCAGGACTGAATGGACGCAAATTTGGCGGGAATCAAGTAATAGCTGTCTTCTATTCGGAGAATAAATTTGCGCAGGGAGATTATGAAGGCTAA
- the LOC130745596 gene encoding splicing factor U2af large subunit B-like isoform X2: MAEYEERYEEEVHINSHAHADSSPQPPAADAANDDLTDSKSHHGSRDYDRESSRSREKERDKGREKDRKREKGRDRDREKSRDRDRDHERSRDRDRDSERSRDRDRDRERSKDRERGDRDGEKERDHHHRDRHRDRSERRERGRDRDDDDFYRSRDSDRRRDYDREDRHKRKSRSRSRSKSVGRSEHRSRSRSRSKSKRTSGFDMAPPASAMLAGASAVTGQIPGANPAIPGMFPNMFPLATSQMQPFSALPVMPVQAMTQQATRHARRVYVGGLPPTANEQSVATFFSQVMAKIGGNTAGPGDAVVNVYINHDKKFAFVEMRSVEEASNAMALDGIIFEGAPVKVRRPTDYNPSLAATLGPSQPNPNLNLGAVGLTPGSAGGLDGPDRIFVGGLPYYFTETQIRELLETFGPLRGFDLVKDRETGNSKGYAFCVYQDLAVTDIACAALNGIKMGDKTLTVRRANQGANPQQPKPEQESILMHAQQQIALQKLMLQPALVATKVVCLTHAVSADELKEDEDYEEILDDMRQECSKFAICSPTFSHKESGLTYRLKPP; the protein is encoded by the exons atgGCTGAATACGAAGAGCGATACGAAGAAGAGGTTCACATCAACTCTCATGCTCACGCCGATTCCTCTCCGCAACCACCGGCCGCCGACGCCGCCAACGACGATCTCACCGACTCCAAATCTCAT CATGGATCTCGTGATTACGACAGAGAATCATCAAGAAGCAGAGAAAAGGAGCGAGACAAAGGAAGGGAAAAGGATAGAAAGAGGGAAAAAGGGAGGGACAGGGATCGGGAAAAAAGCAGGGACAGGGATAGGGATCATGAGAGAAGCAGGGACAGGGACAGGGATAGTGAGAGGAGCAGGGATAGGGACAGAGATAGGGAGAGAAGCAAAGATAGGGAACGTGGTGATCGGGATGGGGAGAAGGAAAGGGACCACCATCATAGAGACAGACATAGGGATCGTAGTGAGAGAAGGGAAAGAGGGAGAGATagagatgatgatgatttttACAGAAGCCGGGACAGCGATAG ACGAAGGGATTATGATAGAGAGGATAGGCATAAGCGCAAGTCTCGTTCTCGATCTAGATCAAAGTCAGTGGGTCGTTCCGAGCATAGATCAAGGTCACGTTCACGCTCAAAAAG CAAAAGGACTAGTGGTTTTGATATGGCCCCCCCTGCTTCTGCAATGTTGGCTGGTGCTTCTGCTGTTACAG GTCAGATCCCCGGTGCAAATCCTGCAATTCCTGGAATGTTTCCAAATATGTTTCCATTGGCTACAAGTCAG ATGCAGCCATTTAGTGCTCTTCCTGTCATGCCAGTTCAGGCTATGACTCAACAG GCTACAAGGCATGCTAGGCGAGTGTATGTTGGGGGCCTTCCTCCTACAGCCAATGAGCAG TCAGTTGCAACTTTCTTTAGTCAAGTTATGGCCAAGATTGGGGGAAACACTGCTGGTCCAG GTGATGCGGTGGTCAATGTTTACATTAACCATGACAAAAAGTTCGCTTTTGTGGAGATGAGGTCTGTTGAAGAAGCTAGCAATGCTATGGCTTTAGATGGGATTATTTTTGAg GGGGCACCTGTTAAGGTCAGGAGACCTACTGATTACAATCCTTCTCTGGCTGCTACCCTAGGCCCAAGCCAACCTAACCCAAACCTTAATCTGGGTGCTGTTGGTTTAACACCTGGATCTGCCGGTGGACTTGATGGACCTGATCGAATTTTTGTGGGAGGACTTCCTTACTACTTCACTGAAACACAGATCAGagagcttttagagacttttgGTCCTCTTCGGGGTTTTGATCTAGTGAAAGATAGAGAAACTGGGAATTCAAAAGGTTATGCATTTTGTGTTTACCAAGATCTTGCAGTTACGGACATTGCCTGTGCAGCTCTCAATGGAATAAAAATGGGAGATAAGACACTTACAGTTAGACGAGCTAATCAAGGTGCAAACCCTCAGCAGCCTAAGCCTGAGCAAGAGAGCATTTTAATGCATGCGCAGCAGCAGATTGCTCTACAG AAACTTATGTTACAGCCAGCATTAGTGGCAACAAAGGTGGTGTGTTTAACTCATGCTGTTTCTGCTGATGAGCTCAAAGAAGATGAGGACTATGAAGAGATTCTTGATGATATGAGACAGGAGTGCTCCAAATTTG CCATTTGTAGTCCCACATTCTCCCATAAAGAATCAGGCCTAACTTACAGACTGAAGCCTCCATAA
- the LOC130745596 gene encoding splicing factor U2af large subunit B-like isoform X3 — MSTEESMHLFLVGLVRLQLETVSYFGQIPGANPAIPGMFPNMFPLATSQMQPFSALPVMPVQAMTQQATRHARRVYVGGLPPTANEQSVATFFSQVMAKIGGNTAGPGDAVVNVYINHDKKFAFVEMRSVEEASNAMALDGIIFEGAPVKVRRPTDYNPSLAATLGPSQPNPNLNLGAVGLTPGSAGGLDGPDRIFVGGLPYYFTETQIRELLETFGPLRGFDLVKDRETGNSKGYAFCVYQDLAVTDIACAALNGIKMGDKTLTVRRANQGANPQQPKPEQESILMHAQQQIALQKLMLQPALVATKVVCLTHAVSADELKEDEDYEEILDDMRQECSKFGTLVNVVIPRPPPDGEQLPGVGKVFLEYVDVDGATKARAGLNGRKFGGNQVIAVFYSENKFAQGDYEG; from the exons ATGTCCACGGAGGAATCAATGCACCTGTTTTTGGTGGGTCTTGTTCGTCTTCAACTGGAAACCGTTAGCTACTTTG GTCAGATCCCCGGTGCAAATCCTGCAATTCCTGGAATGTTTCCAAATATGTTTCCATTGGCTACAAGTCAG ATGCAGCCATTTAGTGCTCTTCCTGTCATGCCAGTTCAGGCTATGACTCAACAG GCTACAAGGCATGCTAGGCGAGTGTATGTTGGGGGCCTTCCTCCTACAGCCAATGAGCAG TCAGTTGCAACTTTCTTTAGTCAAGTTATGGCCAAGATTGGGGGAAACACTGCTGGTCCAG GTGATGCGGTGGTCAATGTTTACATTAACCATGACAAAAAGTTCGCTTTTGTGGAGATGAGGTCTGTTGAAGAAGCTAGCAATGCTATGGCTTTAGATGGGATTATTTTTGAg GGGGCACCTGTTAAGGTCAGGAGACCTACTGATTACAATCCTTCTCTGGCTGCTACCCTAGGCCCAAGCCAACCTAACCCAAACCTTAATCTGGGTGCTGTTGGTTTAACACCTGGATCTGCCGGTGGACTTGATGGACCTGATCGAATTTTTGTGGGAGGACTTCCTTACTACTTCACTGAAACACAGATCAGagagcttttagagacttttgGTCCTCTTCGGGGTTTTGATCTAGTGAAAGATAGAGAAACTGGGAATTCAAAAGGTTATGCATTTTGTGTTTACCAAGATCTTGCAGTTACGGACATTGCCTGTGCAGCTCTCAATGGAATAAAAATGGGAGATAAGACACTTACAGTTAGACGAGCTAATCAAGGTGCAAACCCTCAGCAGCCTAAGCCTGAGCAAGAGAGCATTTTAATGCATGCGCAGCAGCAGATTGCTCTACAG AAACTTATGTTACAGCCAGCATTAGTGGCAACAAAGGTGGTGTGTTTAACTCATGCTGTTTCTGCTGATGAGCTCAAAGAAGATGAGGACTATGAAGAGATTCTTGATGATATGAGACAGGAGTGCTCCAAATTTG GTACTTTGGTGAATGTGGTGATCCCTCGCCCACCACCCGATGGTGAACAGTTGCCTGGAGTTGGAAAG GTGTTTTTGGAGTatgttgatgttgatggtgCTACAAAAGCCCGTGCAGGACTGAATGGACGCAAATTTGGCGGGAATCAAGTAATAGCTGTCTTCTATTCGGAGAATAAATTTGCGCAGGGAGATTATGAAGGCTAA
- the LOC130745596 gene encoding splicing factor U2af large subunit B-like isoform X4, with translation MFPNMFPLATSQMQPFSALPVMPVQAMTQQATRHARRVYVGGLPPTANEQSVATFFSQVMAKIGGNTAGPGDAVVNVYINHDKKFAFVEMRSVEEASNAMALDGIIFEGAPVKVRRPTDYNPSLAATLGPSQPNPNLNLGAVGLTPGSAGGLDGPDRIFVGGLPYYFTETQIRELLETFGPLRGFDLVKDRETGNSKGYAFCVYQDLAVTDIACAALNGIKMGDKTLTVRRANQGANPQQPKPEQESILMHAQQQIALQKLMLQPALVATKVVCLTHAVSADELKEDEDYEEILDDMRQECSKFGTLVNVVIPRPPPDGEQLPGVGKVFLEYVDVDGATKARAGLNGRKFGGNQVIAVFYSENKFAQGDYEG, from the exons ATGTTTCCAAATATGTTTCCATTGGCTACAAGTCAG ATGCAGCCATTTAGTGCTCTTCCTGTCATGCCAGTTCAGGCTATGACTCAACAG GCTACAAGGCATGCTAGGCGAGTGTATGTTGGGGGCCTTCCTCCTACAGCCAATGAGCAG TCAGTTGCAACTTTCTTTAGTCAAGTTATGGCCAAGATTGGGGGAAACACTGCTGGTCCAG GTGATGCGGTGGTCAATGTTTACATTAACCATGACAAAAAGTTCGCTTTTGTGGAGATGAGGTCTGTTGAAGAAGCTAGCAATGCTATGGCTTTAGATGGGATTATTTTTGAg GGGGCACCTGTTAAGGTCAGGAGACCTACTGATTACAATCCTTCTCTGGCTGCTACCCTAGGCCCAAGCCAACCTAACCCAAACCTTAATCTGGGTGCTGTTGGTTTAACACCTGGATCTGCCGGTGGACTTGATGGACCTGATCGAATTTTTGTGGGAGGACTTCCTTACTACTTCACTGAAACACAGATCAGagagcttttagagacttttgGTCCTCTTCGGGGTTTTGATCTAGTGAAAGATAGAGAAACTGGGAATTCAAAAGGTTATGCATTTTGTGTTTACCAAGATCTTGCAGTTACGGACATTGCCTGTGCAGCTCTCAATGGAATAAAAATGGGAGATAAGACACTTACAGTTAGACGAGCTAATCAAGGTGCAAACCCTCAGCAGCCTAAGCCTGAGCAAGAGAGCATTTTAATGCATGCGCAGCAGCAGATTGCTCTACAG AAACTTATGTTACAGCCAGCATTAGTGGCAACAAAGGTGGTGTGTTTAACTCATGCTGTTTCTGCTGATGAGCTCAAAGAAGATGAGGACTATGAAGAGATTCTTGATGATATGAGACAGGAGTGCTCCAAATTTG GTACTTTGGTGAATGTGGTGATCCCTCGCCCACCACCCGATGGTGAACAGTTGCCTGGAGTTGGAAAG GTGTTTTTGGAGTatgttgatgttgatggtgCTACAAAAGCCCGTGCAGGACTGAATGGACGCAAATTTGGCGGGAATCAAGTAATAGCTGTCTTCTATTCGGAGAATAAATTTGCGCAGGGAGATTATGAAGGCTAA